In Candidatus Roseilinea sp., one DNA window encodes the following:
- a CDS encoding DNA mismatch repair protein MutS yields the protein MSEASVTPIRRQYLELKRKYADCILFFRLGDFYETFDADAELVARELDVVLTSRPVAKDVRIPMAGVPHHAAEGYIARLIARGYRVAVADQIGSEAINGLVPREVRRVITPGTVVEPGMLDATRPSYLAAVIGMGTGDGRQTPAQSPIGLAYCDITTGEFCAAQLDSPVELERELARIQPRELLAPDDAGGKAQDRHGSEPRPITLLPAYRFELSNARQALLDQFKVSTLQGFGLEEKPYALRAAGAIIAYLRETQPAALNQLRELHTYTASQFMGLDAVTRRNLELLEPLRTGAGGSKTAPTLLGVLDKTLTPMGARLLRAWIAQPLLDRAAIEERLSRVDVLFGDALLRTRLRDALKHMPDLERLTTRVLSGIATPRDLLNLKAACARVVEIGDWRLEIGGINLQSLVSNLHPLTTSLRAVVELVTTAIKDEPDDDGFIKPGFSAELDGIHLAARDAKTWVANLERVERERTGIKSLKVGYNKVFGYYIEVTHAYRDAIPSDYIRKQTLTNAERYITPQLKEYETLILNADERIAEIERRLLIEINQAIAAHARALLEAAHAIARLDVAAALAEVAARNNYCRPRFNDEGRIAIKDGRHPVIEHLLRETPFTPNDAYLDRDARILVITGPNMSGKSSYMRQVALIVLMAQMGSYVPAREADLCIVDRIFTRIGAQDELAAGQSTFMVEMVETANILHHCTPRSLVILDEIGRGTSTYDGLAIAWAVIEYLHNHPERRPLTLFATHYHELIQLADVLPHVRNYNVAVSEEGGQIVFLHKVIEGGADRSYGIHVAQLAGLPPAVVHRAQDVLKELEGGRLAREGQPPAEDRPAQISLFAEPSPALEKLKQLDPNALSPLEALTALYELKKLL from the coding sequence ATGTCCGAAGCAAGCGTGACGCCCATCCGCCGGCAGTACCTCGAACTCAAGCGCAAATACGCCGATTGCATCCTGTTCTTCCGGCTGGGCGATTTCTACGAGACCTTCGACGCCGACGCCGAGCTGGTGGCGCGCGAGCTGGACGTGGTGCTGACTTCGCGGCCGGTGGCCAAAGATGTGCGCATCCCCATGGCCGGCGTGCCGCATCACGCTGCCGAAGGCTACATTGCGCGGCTGATCGCGCGCGGCTACCGCGTGGCCGTGGCCGACCAGATCGGCAGCGAGGCGATCAACGGCCTGGTGCCGCGCGAGGTGCGCCGCGTCATCACCCCGGGCACCGTCGTCGAGCCGGGCATGCTGGATGCGACGCGCCCCAGCTACCTGGCCGCAGTGATCGGAATGGGAACGGGCGACGGGCGACAGACCCCGGCGCAATCGCCGATCGGCCTGGCCTACTGCGACATCACCACCGGCGAGTTCTGCGCCGCGCAACTGGACAGCCCGGTCGAGCTGGAGCGCGAGCTGGCGCGCATCCAGCCGCGCGAGCTGCTGGCGCCGGACGACGCAGGAGGCAAGGCGCAGGACAGACACGGAAGCGAGCCCCGTCCCATCACCCTGCTCCCGGCCTACCGCTTCGAGCTGAGCAACGCGCGCCAGGCGCTGCTCGACCAGTTCAAGGTGAGCACGCTGCAAGGCTTCGGACTGGAGGAGAAGCCGTATGCGCTGCGCGCCGCCGGCGCCATCATCGCCTACCTGCGCGAGACGCAGCCGGCTGCGCTCAATCAACTGCGCGAATTGCATACCTACACCGCGTCGCAGTTCATGGGCCTGGACGCCGTGACGCGCCGCAACCTGGAGCTGCTGGAGCCGCTGCGCACCGGCGCCGGCGGGAGCAAAACCGCGCCGACGCTGCTGGGCGTGCTGGACAAGACGCTCACGCCGATGGGCGCGCGCTTGCTGCGCGCGTGGATCGCCCAGCCGTTGCTCGACCGCGCGGCTATCGAAGAACGTTTGTCACGGGTGGATGTGCTGTTCGGCGATGCGCTGTTGCGGACCCGGCTGCGCGACGCGCTGAAGCATATGCCCGACCTGGAGCGGCTGACGACGCGCGTGCTCAGCGGCATCGCGACGCCGCGCGACCTGCTGAATCTAAAGGCGGCTTGCGCCCGTGTAGTGGAGATTGGAGATTGGAGATTAGAGATTGGCGGCATCAATCTCCAATCTCTAGTCTCGAATCTTCACCCACTCACCACCAGCCTGCGCGCCGTCGTCGAGCTGGTCACCACCGCCATCAAGGACGAGCCGGACGACGACGGCTTCATCAAGCCCGGCTTCAGCGCCGAACTGGACGGCATACACCTGGCCGCGCGCGACGCCAAGACCTGGGTGGCCAACCTCGAGCGAGTCGAGCGCGAGCGCACCGGTATCAAGTCGCTCAAGGTCGGCTACAACAAGGTCTTCGGCTACTACATCGAGGTCACCCACGCCTACCGCGACGCCATACCGAGCGACTACATCCGCAAACAAACGCTGACCAATGCCGAGCGCTACATCACGCCGCAGTTGAAAGAGTACGAGACGCTCATCCTGAACGCCGACGAGCGCATCGCCGAGATCGAGCGGCGCTTACTGATCGAGATCAACCAGGCCATCGCGGCACACGCCCGCGCGCTGCTCGAGGCGGCGCATGCCATCGCCCGGCTGGATGTGGCGGCAGCGCTGGCCGAAGTGGCCGCGCGCAACAATTACTGCCGCCCGCGCTTCAACGACGAAGGCCGCATCGCGATCAAAGACGGTCGGCATCCGGTCATCGAACACCTGCTGCGCGAGACGCCGTTCACGCCGAACGATGCTTATCTCGACCGCGACGCACGCATCCTGGTCATCACCGGCCCGAACATGAGCGGCAAAAGCAGCTACATGCGCCAGGTAGCGTTGATCGTGCTGATGGCGCAGATGGGCAGCTACGTGCCGGCGCGCGAAGCCGATCTGTGCATCGTGGACCGCATCTTCACGCGCATCGGTGCGCAGGACGAGCTGGCCGCCGGTCAGAGCACCTTCATGGTCGAAATGGTGGAGACGGCCAACATCCTGCACCACTGCACACCGCGCAGCCTGGTCATCCTCGACGAGATCGGCCGGGGCACCAGCACCTACGACGGCCTGGCCATCGCCTGGGCGGTGATCGAGTACCTGCACAATCATCCCGAGCGCCGGCCGCTGACGCTCTTTGCCACGCATTATCACGAGCTGATCCAACTGGCCGATGTGCTGCCGCACGTGCGCAACTACAACGTCGCGGTCAGCGAGGAAGGCGGGCAAATCGTCTTCCTGCACAAGGTGATCGAGGGCGGCGCCGACCGGTCGTACGGCATCCACGTGGCGCAGTTGGCCGGCCTGCCGCCGGCCGTCGTGCACCGCGCACAAGACGTGTTGAAGGAGTTGGAGGGCGGGCGATTGGCGCGCGAAGGCCAGCCACCGGCCGAGGATCGCCCCGCACAAATCTCACTCTTCGCCGAGCCGTCGCCGGCGTTGGAGAAACTGAAGCAACTCGACCCCAACGCGCTCAGCCCGCTCGAAGCGCTGACGGCGCTCTATGAGCTGAAGAAGCTTCTATAG
- a CDS encoding acyl-CoA thioesterase: MRSREITLRFFAQPTEQNVLGKVHGGAVMKWIDEAGAAVAIGWSGQTCVTVYVGGIRFVKPILIGSLVEVHARLIYTGRTSMHVAVDVRASDPRDGVYTQTTHCIIGYVAIDGEGRPMEVPKWEPQTPEDLALQQHAINAMALSKRIEEEMRRFMSDST, encoded by the coding sequence ATGCGCTCTCGTGAGATCACCTTGCGCTTCTTCGCCCAGCCCACAGAGCAGAATGTGCTCGGCAAGGTGCACGGCGGCGCGGTGATGAAGTGGATTGACGAAGCCGGCGCGGCCGTCGCTATTGGCTGGAGCGGCCAGACCTGCGTCACAGTCTACGTGGGCGGGATTCGCTTCGTCAAGCCGATCCTCATCGGCAGCCTGGTGGAGGTGCACGCCCGGCTGATCTACACCGGCCGAACCAGCATGCATGTCGCGGTGGACGTGCGCGCTAGCGACCCGCGCGACGGCGTCTACACCCAGACCACGCACTGCATCATCGGCTATGTGGCGATAGATGGCGAAGGCCGACCGATGGAAGTGCCGAAGTGGGAACCGCAGACGCCGGAGGACCTCGCCTTGCAGCAGCACGCCATCAACGCCATGGCGCTCAGCAAGCGCATCGAGGAAGAGATGAGACGGTTTATGAGCGACTCTACTTGA
- a CDS encoding branched-chain amino acid ABC transporter permease, with the protein MSTNSLPHSPFAALNRGPLAYVALTAYIAVTSILMLTNTRTSLGTDVSFVLFLLGFLLLYRARVSNGYKLALGAIMLIGVVPYFGTMNAYYIELAIQAGIFVALALGLNVVVGFAGLLDLGYVAFFAVGAYLWGIFSTDQIAQISPGASPVSPQLFYLFMALGLFVGAFFGVLLGLPVLRLRGDYLAIVTLGLGEVIRVLAVNLDRPINITNGSQGIKSIARPPLPDFLYAIFPGLDNPQLYQLFIYALALLVVGITVLTVFRLKNSRIGRAWEAIREDETAAIAMGVPLVRMKLMAFAVGASFAGVMGVLFAAKQQFINPPTFDLIRSIGILAMVILGGMGSIPGVILGGVLVTLLDLQILPRIATELGALKRQGIVIPDWFDPAQYQRALFGLLLILMMIFRPEGILPDQRRREEAHETAVQEAPEEAEAGEVKPV; encoded by the coding sequence ATGAGCACGAATTCTCTGCCGCACTCCCCGTTCGCGGCGTTGAACCGCGGGCCGTTGGCCTATGTGGCGCTGACGGCCTACATCGCCGTGACCAGCATCCTGATGCTGACGAACACCCGCACCAGCCTCGGCACGGATGTGTCGTTCGTCTTGTTCCTGCTGGGTTTCTTGCTGCTTTACCGCGCCCGGGTATCCAACGGCTACAAGCTGGCGCTCGGTGCGATCATGCTGATCGGCGTCGTGCCCTACTTTGGCACGATGAACGCCTACTACATCGAGCTGGCCATCCAGGCCGGCATCTTCGTCGCGCTGGCGCTCGGGCTGAACGTGGTGGTGGGCTTCGCCGGCCTGCTCGACCTCGGCTATGTGGCTTTCTTCGCCGTCGGCGCATATCTGTGGGGCATCTTCAGCACGGATCAAATCGCGCAGATCTCGCCGGGGGCTTCGCCCGTCTCACCGCAGCTGTTTTACCTGTTCATGGCGCTGGGGTTGTTCGTGGGCGCCTTCTTCGGCGTGTTGCTGGGCCTGCCGGTGCTGCGATTGCGCGGCGACTATCTGGCCATCGTCACGCTCGGCCTGGGCGAGGTGATTCGCGTGCTGGCAGTGAACCTCGACCGGCCGATCAACATCACCAACGGCTCGCAGGGCATCAAGTCCATTGCCCGGCCGCCGCTACCCGACTTCCTTTATGCAATCTTCCCTGGGCTGGACAATCCGCAGCTCTACCAGCTCTTCATCTACGCGTTGGCGCTGCTGGTGGTCGGCATCACCGTGTTGACCGTCTTCCGGCTGAAAAACTCGCGCATCGGCCGCGCCTGGGAGGCCATCCGCGAGGATGAGACCGCGGCGATCGCGATGGGCGTCCCGTTGGTGCGGATGAAGCTGATGGCCTTCGCCGTGGGCGCGTCGTTCGCCGGCGTGATGGGGGTGCTGTTCGCGGCCAAGCAACAGTTCATCAACCCGCCGACGTTCGACCTGATCCGCTCCATCGGCATCTTGGCCATGGTGATCTTGGGCGGCATGGGCAGCATCCCCGGCGTGATCCTCGGCGGTGTGCTCGTCACGTTGCTCGACCTGCAAATCTTGCCGCGCATCGCCACCGAACTCGGCGCGCTGAAGCGGCAGGGGATCGTCATCCCGGATTGGTTCGACCCGGCGCAATACCAGCGCGCGCTGTTCGGCCTGCTGCTGATCCTCATGATGATCTTCCGCCCGGAGGGCATCTTGCCCGACCAACGCCGGCGCGAAGAAGCCCATGAGACCGCGGTTCAGGAGGCGCCGGAGGAGGCTGAAGCGGGCGAAGTGAAACCGGTGTAG
- a CDS encoding transcriptional regulator translates to MLTSADLKKLLAAGPSARIEVLSPNIAAPERMARSLVALANTRGGVLVISFGAKDKVSPDETRDRALQAMLMSEPRLIAPLPYFVGDDPSAPEALIVEVPEGLPNVYSLDGRYLTRENGRNVVLGARALRELMLVRSEGTWESAVPSGASRDDLDWSKVEAYAQQVTIGTENVEDVLLRRGCLIKRSRQIKPTYAGLLLFGRQPQRWVRGAEILCARFGGFEMDDVFARQTIGGTLPEQIRRAEAFLAENMPHRARLRAWQRSDEPLYPPGVLREAVVNAVAHRDYRLTGNQIHVLMFSDRVEVRSPGRLPGHITLKNLLRERYSRNEAIVQVLADMGFIERLGYGIDRMVRAMKEADQPPPAFEETDAGFAVTLYAKSAAPSALPAPQTAQQQRWQKMLAYLKANGRITNRDYQELCPDVNPETLRRDFVDMVERGLILRIGDKRGTYYILK, encoded by the coding sequence ATGCTGACCAGCGCCGATTTGAAGAAACTGCTCGCCGCCGGCCCCAGCGCGCGCATCGAGGTGCTCTCGCCCAACATCGCCGCGCCGGAACGCATGGCGCGCTCGCTGGTCGCGCTGGCCAACACACGCGGTGGTGTGCTAGTCATCTCCTTCGGTGCGAAGGACAAAGTCTCGCCTGACGAGACGCGCGATCGCGCGTTGCAGGCGATGCTGATGAGCGAGCCGCGCCTGATCGCGCCGCTGCCTTACTTCGTCGGCGACGATCCAAGCGCGCCGGAAGCGCTGATCGTCGAAGTGCCGGAAGGCCTGCCCAACGTCTACAGCCTCGACGGACGCTATTTGACCCGCGAGAACGGCCGCAACGTCGTCCTGGGCGCACGCGCACTGCGCGAGCTGATGCTGGTGCGCAGCGAAGGCACGTGGGAGTCGGCTGTGCCGAGCGGTGCAAGCCGAGACGACCTGGACTGGTCAAAGGTGGAAGCCTACGCGCAGCAGGTGACGATCGGTACTGAGAACGTGGAGGATGTGCTGTTGCGGCGCGGATGCCTGATCAAGCGCAGCCGGCAGATCAAGCCTACCTACGCTGGGCTGTTGTTGTTCGGCCGGCAGCCGCAGCGCTGGGTGCGCGGCGCGGAGATCCTATGCGCGCGCTTCGGCGGCTTCGAGATGGACGATGTCTTCGCCCGGCAGACCATCGGGGGGACACTGCCGGAGCAGATCCGCCGTGCCGAAGCTTTCCTGGCCGAGAACATGCCGCACCGCGCGCGTCTGCGCGCCTGGCAGCGCAGCGACGAGCCGCTCTACCCGCCCGGCGTATTGCGCGAGGCCGTGGTTAATGCCGTTGCTCATCGCGATTACCGCCTGACCGGCAACCAGATTCACGTGCTGATGTTCAGCGACCGCGTGGAGGTGCGCAGCCCCGGCCGGTTGCCCGGCCACATCACCTTGAAAAACCTGCTGCGCGAGCGCTATTCGCGCAACGAGGCAATTGTTCAAGTGTTGGCCGATATGGGCTTCATCGAGCGGCTGGGCTATGGCATAGACCGCATGGTGCGCGCCATGAAGGAAGCCGATCAACCGCCACCGGCGTTCGAGGAAACCGACGCCGGCTTCGCGGTGACACTCTACGCCAAGTCTGCCGCGCCGAGCGCGCTCCCCGCGCCGCAGACGGCGCAGCAGCAACGCTGGCAGAAGATGTTGGCCTACCTCAAGGCGAACGGCCGCATCACCAACCGCGATTACCAGGAGCTATGCCCGGATGTGAACCCCGAGACGCTGCGGCGCGACTTCGTGGATATGGTCGAACGGGGTCTCATCCTGCGCATCGGCGACAAGCGCGGGACGTACTACATCCTCAAGTAG
- a CDS encoding branched-chain amino acid ABC transporter permease — MAIAADALPAPASRRTLRMTLAGVFGPLGQVFIFVVGSAIVLSVITVLVAFLLRGTRTNVDLVQATLTILPQVIVDGLVRGFLFATIALGYTMVYGVLEFINFAHGEIFMVGAFSGAALGTVLAASGMLNAIPPLLFVLIAVIVGMLVSGMLAMTIERVAYRPLRNAPRLVPLISAIGVSLLLQDGMRLIANVTGLGFNARFPTPNFGPPLQLAQIPAADGRTIPLILDVRALIFIVAATLMLIGLNYLVNATKLGTAIRAVAQDRPTASLMGINVNQIIALTFLIGGALGGAAGVLFGIRVGTVNPYIGFLPGLKAFTAAVLGGIGNIPGAMVGGIVLGFLEAFVASYLSLLTGGAFSGASYADIVAFAILILILIFRPSGLLGEAVAQKV, encoded by the coding sequence ATGGCGATTGCAGCAGATGCTCTTCCCGCCCCTGCCAGCCGCCGCACGCTGCGCATGACCCTGGCCGGCGTGTTCGGACCGCTGGGCCAAGTGTTCATCTTCGTCGTCGGCAGCGCCATCGTGCTCAGCGTGATCACGGTGCTGGTCGCCTTTCTGTTGCGCGGCACGCGCACCAACGTAGACCTCGTCCAGGCGACGCTCACCATCCTGCCGCAGGTGATCGTTGACGGATTGGTGCGCGGCTTCCTGTTTGCCACGATCGCGCTTGGCTACACCATGGTGTACGGCGTGCTGGAATTCATCAACTTCGCGCACGGCGAAATCTTCATGGTCGGCGCGTTCTCCGGTGCCGCCCTAGGCACAGTATTAGCCGCATCGGGAATGCTGAATGCCATCCCGCCTTTGTTGTTCGTCCTGATCGCAGTGATCGTGGGGATGCTCGTGAGCGGCATGCTGGCCATGACGATCGAGCGGGTCGCCTACCGGCCGCTGCGCAACGCGCCACGCCTGGTGCCGCTGATCTCGGCCATCGGTGTGTCGCTGCTGCTGCAAGACGGCATGCGCCTGATCGCCAACGTGACCGGCCTGGGCTTCAATGCGCGATTCCCGACGCCCAACTTCGGCCCGCCGTTGCAACTGGCACAGATCCCCGCGGCGGATGGGCGCACCATCCCGCTCATCCTCGACGTGCGCGCGCTGATCTTCATCGTTGCGGCCACCTTGATGTTGATCGGGCTGAACTACCTGGTGAACGCCACCAAGCTGGGCACGGCCATTCGCGCCGTGGCGCAAGATCGTCCTACCGCCAGCCTGATGGGGATCAACGTCAATCAGATCATCGCGCTCACCTTCTTGATCGGCGGCGCGCTAGGCGGGGCTGCCGGCGTGCTCTTCGGCATCCGCGTGGGCACGGTCAACCCCTACATCGGCTTCCTCCCCGGCCTCAAGGCATTCACTGCAGCGGTCTTGGGCGGCATCGGCAATATCCCCGGTGCGATGGTCGGCGGGATCGTGCTGGGCTTCCTGGAGGCGTTCGTGGCGTCTTATTTGTCGCTGCTCACCGGCGGCGCGTTCTCCGGCGCCAGCTACGCCGACATCGTGGCGTTCGCCATCCTGATCCTGATCCTGATCTTCCGCCCATCCGGCCTGTTGGGCGAAGCCGTTGCGCAGAAGGTGTAA
- the pyrG gene encoding CTP synthase, whose protein sequence is MPKFIFCTGGVVSSVGKGVTAAAIGRVLKARGLRVAIQKLDPYLNVDPGTMSPYQHGEVFVTEDGAETDLDLGHYERFIDENLTRACNVTTGQVYNEVISKERRGDYLGKTIQVVPHVTNEIKRRISLVAKSSTADVVIVEVGGTVGDIEAMPFIEAIRQMRRDVGRDSTFYVHVTFLPKVGATGELKTKPTQHSVRDLRGAGIQPDAIIARSDEPVDNELREKIALFCDVEPRAVLPMVTTNYLYEVPLMLEDMGFGDYLCERLQLGCPAADLSAWRAMCAEMRRPKPPLPIAIVGKYVELHDAYMSVREALYHAGVACGRDVHLIWLNSEALERGEGLDRLERVSGIVVPGGFGYRGIEGKIIAAQYARENAVPYLGLCLGMQVMCIEFARYVLNSREPNSTEFNHTTPYPVIDLMPDQRDISDMGGTMRLGVYPCQLVPGTRAHRAYASALDKGEAFGASVVNGLRGDPTVGAVTVQERHRHRFEFNNEFRRSLGAAGLVFSGLSPDGRLVEICELRDHPFMLGSQFHPEFKSRPNRPHPLFKAFIEAAIEYDRGAPLIKPVVVEPQKQTA, encoded by the coding sequence ATGCCTAAGTTCATTTTTTGTACAGGCGGCGTCGTCAGCTCGGTGGGCAAAGGGGTGACGGCGGCTGCCATCGGCCGCGTGCTGAAGGCGCGCGGCTTGCGCGTCGCAATCCAAAAGCTTGACCCGTATCTAAACGTGGATCCGGGCACGATGTCGCCCTACCAACACGGCGAGGTATTCGTGACCGAGGATGGCGCGGAGACCGACCTCGACCTCGGCCATTACGAGCGCTTCATTGATGAGAACCTCACGCGCGCCTGCAACGTGACTACCGGCCAGGTCTATAACGAGGTCATCAGCAAGGAGCGCCGGGGCGACTACCTGGGCAAGACCATCCAGGTGGTGCCGCACGTGACGAACGAGATCAAGCGGCGCATTTCGCTGGTGGCCAAGAGCAGCACTGCTGACGTGGTGATCGTCGAGGTTGGCGGTACGGTGGGCGACATCGAGGCCATGCCGTTCATCGAGGCCATCCGCCAGATGCGCCGGGATGTGGGGCGCGACAGCACGTTCTACGTGCACGTCACCTTCCTGCCCAAGGTCGGCGCCACCGGCGAGCTGAAGACTAAGCCCACCCAACACAGCGTGCGCGACCTGCGCGGCGCCGGCATCCAGCCCGATGCCATCATCGCGCGCAGCGACGAGCCGGTGGATAACGAGCTGCGCGAGAAGATTGCCCTGTTCTGCGATGTCGAGCCGCGGGCTGTGTTGCCGATGGTGACCACGAACTACCTCTATGAGGTGCCGCTGATGCTGGAGGACATGGGCTTCGGTGATTACCTGTGCGAGCGCCTGCAACTGGGTTGTCCGGCCGCCGACCTAAGCGCGTGGCGGGCGATGTGCGCAGAGATGCGCCGGCCCAAGCCGCCGTTGCCCATCGCCATCGTGGGCAAATACGTCGAGCTGCACGACGCCTACATGAGCGTGCGCGAAGCGCTCTACCATGCCGGCGTGGCCTGCGGGCGCGATGTGCATCTGATATGGCTCAACAGCGAGGCGCTCGAACGCGGGGAGGGGCTGGACCGGCTGGAGCGCGTCTCGGGCATCGTGGTGCCGGGCGGGTTCGGCTATCGCGGCATCGAGGGCAAGATCATCGCGGCGCAGTATGCGCGCGAGAACGCCGTGCCATACCTGGGGCTTTGCCTGGGCATGCAGGTGATGTGCATCGAGTTCGCCCGCTATGTGCTGAACAGCCGGGAGCCGAACAGCACCGAGTTCAACCACACCACTCCCTATCCGGTGATTGACTTGATGCCCGACCAACGCGACATCAGCGACATGGGCGGGACGATGCGCCTGGGCGTGTATCCGTGCCAACTCGTGCCCGGCACGCGCGCGCATCGCGCCTACGCGAGTGCGCTGGACAAGGGCGAGGCGTTCGGGGCAAGCGTCGTCAACGGCTTGCGCGGCGACCCGACCGTCGGCGCGGTCACCGTGCAAGAGCGCCATCGCCACCGCTTCGAGTTCAACAACGAGTTCCGCAGGTCGCTGGGCGCGGCCGGCCTGGTGTTCAGCGGCCTTTCGCCGGATGGCCGGCTGGTGGAGATCTGCGAGCTGCGCGATCACCCGTTCATGCTGGGCAGCCAGTTCCACCCAGAGTTCAAGAGCCGCCCCAACCGGCCGCATCCGCTGTTCAAGGCGTTCATCGAAGCCGCCATCGAGTACGACAGGGGCGCGCCGCTGATCAAGCCGGTGGTCGTCGAACCCCAGAAGCAGACGGCTTGA
- a CDS encoding ABC transporter ATP-binding protein has protein sequence MDGTSAEPVVRAENVERVYGSGENKVYALRGVSFEAPSGAFIALKGRSGSGKTTLINCIGGLDKPTRGKVYLFGQPINDYDEAQMTELRRHKIGFVFQSFSLVPTFTAFENVDLSLRLAGAPAKERARRAQECLDLVGIGKWAKHMPFELSGGQQQRVAIARALANSPKLILADEPTGELDSHTARQVLGLLRDLSHQQNVTVIMATHDPLSLEYADQVFELKDGRLDAVHVRQ, from the coding sequence ATGGACGGCACATCGGCCGAGCCCGTCGTGCGCGCGGAGAATGTCGAGCGCGTCTACGGCAGCGGGGAGAACAAGGTGTATGCCCTGCGCGGGGTCAGCTTCGAAGCGCCGAGCGGCGCCTTCATCGCCCTCAAGGGGCGCAGCGGCAGCGGCAAGACCACGCTGATCAATTGCATCGGCGGATTGGACAAGCCGACGCGCGGCAAGGTGTATCTGTTCGGCCAACCGATCAACGATTACGACGAAGCGCAGATGACCGAGCTGCGCCGGCACAAGATCGGCTTCGTCTTCCAGTCGTTCTCGCTGGTGCCCACGTTCACCGCCTTCGAAAACGTGGATCTGTCGCTGCGGCTGGCCGGCGCGCCGGCCAAGGAACGTGCCCGGCGCGCGCAGGAATGCCTCGACCTGGTGGGCATCGGCAAGTGGGCCAAACACATGCCGTTCGAGCTGAGCGGTGGCCAGCAACAGCGCGTCGCCATCGCCCGCGCGTTGGCCAATTCCCCAAAGCTCATTCTGGCCGACGAGCCGACCGGCGAACTGGACAGCCACACCGCCCGCCAAGTGCTCGGCCTGCTGCGCGATCTCTCCCACCAACAGAACGTCACCGTCATCATGGCCACGCACGATCCGCTCAGCCTCGAATACGCCGACCAGGTCTTCGAGCTGAAGGACGGCCGGCTCGACGCAGTGCACGTCCGGCAGTAA